A region of the Verrucomicrobiia bacterium genome:
GAGCTGGAACAGCAGGACCGTTGCCCGGACATCGCGCAGGCAGTACTCGGCGATTTCGCGGAAGCGGCTCTCGTCGAGGAGCGTGTTGATATCGCGGCCCGTCACGCCATGGCTCTTGGGTGATTCGATTCCGAAGGCCTTGCAATAAAAATCGAGGTTGAACCGCCGGGCCGCCCCATCGCGCCCGCTGACACCGTAAAAGGTCAGTTGCTCGGCCAGGTCGCAATGCGGCTCGGTTTGGAAACGATAGCCCAGCCAATCTTTGCGCGAGATAGGCACGTTCAGGAGGGCCGAGCGCAAATAAATAAACGGCACATCGAACCCGCGGCCGTTGAAGGTGACGATATGGTCGTAATGTTTGGCCACGTCCCAGAAAGCAGTCAGCAGCTCGATTTCATCCACGCAAGGCACAAATTCAACAGGCCCGGCCTCTTCGGCTGCGTCCTCGTAATCATCCGCCGTGAAGAGCACCTGGCCGCGCGAGGTCTCGGCGTTGAGCATGGCGATGCAGACGACCTGGGCCGTAAAAGGCCAGAGGCTGCATTGCTGCGCAATTTCGAGCCGGCGCGCCGCGCGGGCCGGTTCTTCGGCTATCTTGCCGCACTCGCGGAAGAGGTACTCCTGCTGCGCCTCGTCAAAGCGATCGAGCGGCAGGGCAGAAGTCTCGATATCGAAAACGAGTTTGGCCATTAGGCACCAAACTTATCAAACAGCTTGGCATTGGCCTGCATCAAACGAATGAGGTACTTGGCCTCGAACAAACCAAGCGAACCCGTGTTGGCCCCGGTTTCAGTGAAACGCTCGAGCTTGTCCGAGCCGGAGCAGGCCGAATGCAGCAGGACCGGTTGAGGATGCCAGGAATGGCCTTTCATGGCGCAAGGCGTGGAGTGATCCCCGGTTATGGCGAGCACATCGGGCCTCTTGCGCAGCAGGATGGGCAACGCGGTGTCCAGTTCCTCCACGGCTTTTCGTTTGGCAGCAAAGTTGCCGTCTTCTCCATACATATCGGTATATTTAAAATGGATGAAGAAGTAATCAAAGTTGTCGTACTCGGCCAGGTAACGCTCGAACTGCTCGCCAATCTTTTGCGGACCTTCGAGCTTGGTCATGCCAACCAGTTGGGCCAGGCCCTTGTACATCGGATACACGGCCAGGCAGCAGGCGCGCAAACCGTAGCGGTCCTGGAAGCTCGGGATGAGCGGCTGATGCGCAATGCCCCGCAGCAAAAATCCGTTTGCGGGCCTTTTCTGCGCCAAAATCGGCAAGGCGGCTTCGTAAAAGTCCGCCACCAACTTCGCAGCCTTTTTGGCCTTAAGCGATTTGGGATTGAGCGGCGTAACCTGCGGGATTGGCAAACCTTCGCGATGCGGGTCCGCGTCGCTCAGTGGCCCTTCAAGTCCCTTGCCCCGGAACAACACCACAAACCGGTGGCCTTTGCCTGCCTTAATGATGACCTGGGTATCGCCAATCTTTTTGACGTTCTGAGCCAGTAACGCGCACAACTCTTCGCAAACGGCTGTGTCAATCCGGCCCGCCCGTCGATCGGTGACGATCCCCTTTTGGTCCAGCGTGCAGAAATTAGCGCGCGCCGCCACATCACCGGCCTGCAAATCGAGGCCAAGGCCGAGGGCCTCAATCACCCCGCGCCCGACCTGGAATTCCAGCGGATCATAGCCAAACAAGGCCAGATGGCCTGGGCCGCTGCCCGGAGTGACGCCCGGCGCGACGGGTATCATTCGGCCCTGGGCGGAGTCTTTGCTCAATGCATCCAGGTTAGGGGTGCGCGCGGCCTCCAGTGGTGTCACGTACCCCTGCTCGCGTGTGGCGACATCCCCCACCCCATCCAGCACCACCAGCGCCATCTTCACCTTCATTTTCAACGTCAGTTCCGCATACAATGCATCCAAATTCATAGGTCCTTTTGGTTGTTCCAATAATCATGGCAGCCGCTTTGGCCACCACTCAAGGACAGGGATGATGGCGATAAGCTGGCAGTAGCGTCAACGGCATTCAGGGAAAAATTCCGATTGTCCAGGAAAACTTCGAATTTCAATGGCATGCCCGGAAGGCGGAGGGTGCTGGGGGTGGAGGTTTGTCGCCATTGAGGTTGAGGCCAAAGGAATCGGAGGAGAAAAGAGTCATGGCGGTAAATCGCTTTGCGTTGGCCCGGGGTGTGATGTGATAGGGCACGCCCGGGCGCTGAATGCGCAGTGCTCGTGCCGTGGATGGAATGGGAACCAGGACAGGCGATCAACGTTAACGCCAAATGTAAATTGTTGAGATGTGACCCTTTTGATTTCTGTGAAATAAAGGGTCTCCCGCGCTGCATCCGGGGAGGTTTTAGCCTCCCCGAATGTGGAGACGCTTTATTTCGTCGCCTTTCGGTCCCGCTATCCCTTGGCGGGTTGCTCTCCAGCAGAGCCCGCCTCTGTTTGACTGGACAGCAGCAAGTTAAAACCTCGCACCCCTCGTTTTCAAGTGCCGGCAACAAACGCCCGCTTTAACCTTTGACCCGTAATGAAGAAATGATATGAACTCCCTTGCCTCAGAGTGGCTGGTTTTGAATCGCCCACAAGTGGCTGGTTTTCATTCGCCCGGTGACAAGGTGGGGAATCTCGAATCAGTCAAAAGGGACCATTTTCGACCCGAAGTGGTCCCTTTTAAGCGACCGCCGACAGACGATCATTCGCCCATTATTCGCGGCTCTTCGGAGAGTTATGCCGTAATCTTCGGTATGGCAGGCAGGCTACATTTTGTGGTAGTTCCGCCAATCTATAGGAAGTTGTTTACTGTATGCATGAACCCTAAGCGACCCTAAGCGCCATTCTGTTCTGACCCCGCTCTGCACTCCGATCCTTGCCGCCCTCACTCAGTGGCCAGTCGCTCTTTTCCAAACTGCATAGATCCAGCATATGC
Encoded here:
- a CDS encoding ribonuclease H-like domain-containing protein, translated to MAKLVFDIETSALPLDRFDEAQQEYLFRECGKIAEEPARAARRLEIAQQCSLWPFTAQVVCIAMLNAETSRGQVLFTADDYEDAAEEAGPVEFVPCVDEIELLTAFWDVAKHYDHIVTFNGRGFDVPFIYLRSALLNVPISRKDWLGYRFQTEPHCDLAEQLTFYGVSGRDGAARRFNLDFYCKAFGIESPKSHGVTGRDINTLLDESRFREIAEYCLRDVRATVLLFQLWKERLAGIK
- a CDS encoding 2,3-bisphosphoglycerate-independent phosphoglycerate mutase translates to MNLDALYAELTLKMKVKMALVVLDGVGDVATREQGYVTPLEAARTPNLDALSKDSAQGRMIPVAPGVTPGSGPGHLALFGYDPLEFQVGRGVIEALGLGLDLQAGDVAARANFCTLDQKGIVTDRRAGRIDTAVCEELCALLAQNVKKIGDTQVIIKAGKGHRFVVLFRGKGLEGPLSDADPHREGLPIPQVTPLNPKSLKAKKAAKLVADFYEAALPILAQKRPANGFLLRGIAHQPLIPSFQDRYGLRACCLAVYPMYKGLAQLVGMTKLEGPQKIGEQFERYLAEYDNFDYFFIHFKYTDMYGEDGNFAAKRKAVEELDTALPILLRKRPDVLAITGDHSTPCAMKGHSWHPQPVLLHSACSGSDKLERFTETGANTGSLGLFEAKYLIRLMQANAKLFDKFGA